One genomic window of Evansella cellulosilytica DSM 2522 includes the following:
- the hpaB gene encoding 4-hydroxyphenylacetate 3-monooxygenase, oxygenase component encodes MSIITGQQYIKRINKMKNEIWIEGKRIDGDVSEQRAFKGVLKSKASLYDMQHHEPTKSYLTRYSEVHGETINFAFEKPTSIDDLKKRREATQLWARKSCGTIGRSPDYINTAIMTLASSLPFFEEKYTENITAIYENAVKNDLSFTHTFINPQVNRSPYSQINLLDSNQDKIIAAKIVDETSDGIVIQGARLLATQGGVTDELLVLPSGGDAINNDYAYAFSIPSNTPGLKFICREPFSKHPTNTFDHPLSAQFDEIDSVVVFDHVLVPWERVFLYKDLHAVGSIYTKTSLNLMLLFQATSRQVVKTEFILGLAESIAETISITEYQHVQEKISEIIVTLEIMKALLQKSEMSAIKNEFGMMVPNPLSLMTASNYYQKIYPRLIEILHLLGASGFITLPTESDFNSSISSDLELYLQAKNADAKDRVQLFRLAWDLTMSSFGTRQTQYERFFFGDPVRLSSSLYQAYNKKPYVDDIQAFLNNQ; translated from the coding sequence GTCTATCATAACAGGACAACAATATATAAAGCGAATTAATAAAATGAAAAATGAAATTTGGATTGAAGGAAAAAGGATTGATGGAGACGTTTCGGAGCAACGAGCATTTAAAGGGGTATTAAAAAGTAAAGCATCTCTTTACGATATGCAGCACCATGAACCGACTAAATCCTACTTAACTAGATATTCAGAAGTACACGGTGAAACAATAAATTTTGCTTTTGAAAAACCAACGTCTATTGATGATTTAAAAAAACGAAGGGAAGCTACACAGCTATGGGCCCGTAAAAGCTGTGGCACAATTGGAAGGTCACCAGACTATATTAATACAGCCATTATGACTCTAGCATCCTCTCTACCATTTTTTGAAGAAAAATATACGGAAAACATTACTGCTATTTATGAAAATGCAGTGAAGAATGATCTATCATTCACCCATACTTTTATAAATCCTCAAGTAAATAGATCTCCTTACAGCCAAATAAACTTATTAGATAGTAACCAAGACAAAATAATTGCTGCAAAAATAGTAGATGAAACGAGTGATGGCATTGTTATTCAAGGGGCTCGACTTCTTGCGACGCAGGGCGGTGTAACAGATGAGCTACTCGTTTTACCATCAGGTGGTGATGCCATTAACAATGATTACGCGTATGCTTTCTCTATCCCTTCTAACACGCCAGGGTTAAAATTTATATGTCGGGAACCTTTTTCGAAGCATCCTACTAATACGTTCGATCATCCATTGTCTGCTCAATTTGATGAAATTGATTCTGTCGTTGTGTTTGATCACGTTTTAGTTCCATGGGAAAGAGTTTTTCTTTATAAAGATTTACATGCAGTTGGAAGTATATATACAAAAACTAGTTTAAATTTAATGCTCTTATTCCAAGCGACTTCCCGTCAAGTAGTAAAAACAGAATTTATACTCGGTTTAGCTGAATCGATTGCAGAAACAATTTCTATTACTGAATATCAACATGTCCAAGAAAAAATTAGTGAAATTATCGTAACACTTGAAATTATGAAGGCATTGTTGCAAAAATCAGAAATGAGTGCAATAAAAAACGAATTTGGAATGATGGTGCCAAATCCACTTTCTTTAATGACAGCTTCAAACTATTATCAAAAAATATATCCTCGTCTTATAGAAATACTGCATTTATTAGGAGCTAGTGGATTTATTACATTACCGACAGAATCTGACTTTAATAGTAGTATTTCCTCTGATCTAGAATTGTATTTACAAGCGAAAAATGCTGATGCGAAAGACAGGGTCCAATTATTTCGACTTGCATGGGATTTAACGATGAGTTCTTTTGGTACACGTCAAACACAATATGAAAGATTCTTTTTTGGAGATCCAGTCAGATTATCTTCTTCTTTATACCAAGCATATAATAAAAAACCATATGTTGACGACATTCAAGCATTTTTGAACAATCAATAA